A stretch of Meiothermus sp. QL-1 DNA encodes these proteins:
- a CDS encoding ABC transporter substrate-binding protein: protein MNRWLLIGFAVFFGLGMAQQRGGSITIALQTEPAAWDPTQVAGADISRVVYDNVLQGLVKRNPRGEIVPSLATRWSVSDSGLTYTFTLRQGVKFHDGSDFTAQDVIAKFNRARNPDTRASGHLRPDLYRDITEVSSPNSNTVVFRLRQPNNDFLFILSRPESLIGPRQRPLAEQRVQPVGTGPFRFAAWERGVAVRLERNPNYYIQGLPYLDRVNFRFLGDGDAQLAGLRAGDLDVIAYALLPENALLLSRDPNFRVVAGTATAEAVAGFNNSRPPFNDVRVRRAITLAINKDELIQGAMLGYGTKIGSMRSPGEACYVDLSNFNPYNPEEARRLLAEAGFTNQNPLRFTFNLAAEFPYERRIGEALVAQLNRLGPLQVSIQVTDFNTWIQRVFTQADYAMTLIGHVEANDIGNYANPRYYWRYNNPRFQQLFTQYLRAPNATQACEALAAAQRLLAEDAASVWVMSLPALGAHRARVQNWPQGFLSPGISVAEVWVR, encoded by the coding sequence ATGAATCGTTGGTTGCTGATAGGCTTCGCGGTTTTCTTTGGTCTTGGGATGGCCCAGCAGCGCGGAGGTTCCATCACCATCGCCCTCCAAACTGAGCCCGCAGCCTGGGACCCCACCCAAGTGGCCGGGGCGGACATATCCCGGGTGGTCTACGACAACGTGCTGCAGGGTCTGGTCAAGCGCAACCCCAGGGGGGAGATTGTCCCTTCGCTGGCCACACGCTGGAGCGTTTCCGACTCTGGTCTCACCTACACCTTCACCCTGCGCCAGGGGGTGAAGTTCCATGACGGCTCCGACTTCACCGCCCAGGATGTCATCGCCAAGTTCAACCGGGCCAGAAACCCTGACACCCGGGCTTCAGGCCATCTGCGCCCCGACCTATACCGCGACATCACCGAGGTGAGCAGCCCCAACTCCAACACCGTGGTTTTCCGGCTACGCCAGCCCAACAACGACTTCCTGTTCATCCTCTCAAGGCCCGAATCGCTCATAGGACCCCGCCAGCGCCCCCTGGCCGAGCAGCGAGTACAGCCCGTGGGCACCGGGCCCTTCCGCTTTGCCGCCTGGGAGCGGGGGGTAGCCGTTCGGCTGGAGCGCAACCCCAACTACTACATCCAGGGCCTGCCCTACCTGGACCGGGTTAACTTTCGCTTTCTTGGCGATGGGGATGCCCAGCTCGCGGGGCTTCGGGCTGGCGACCTGGACGTAATTGCCTACGCCCTTCTGCCCGAGAACGCCCTCCTTCTCTCGCGCGACCCCAACTTCCGGGTGGTTGCCGGCACAGCCACCGCCGAGGCTGTGGCAGGCTTCAACAACAGCCGCCCCCCTTTCAACGACGTACGGGTGCGCCGGGCCATCACCCTGGCCATCAACAAGGATGAGCTCATCCAAGGGGCCATGCTGGGCTACGGCACCAAAATCGGCTCCATGCGCTCCCCGGGGGAGGCCTGCTACGTGGACCTTTCCAACTTTAACCCCTACAACCCGGAAGAGGCCCGGCGCCTCTTGGCCGAGGCAGGCTTCACCAACCAAAACCCCCTTCGCTTCACCTTCAACCTAGCGGCCGAGTTTCCCTACGAAAGGCGCATTGGGGAAGCCCTGGTGGCCCAGCTCAACCGATTAGGACCGCTGCAGGTCAGCATACAGGTGACCGATTTCAACACCTGGATTCAGCGGGTCTTCACCCAGGCCGACTACGCCATGACCCTCATCGGGCACGTAGAGGCCAACGACATAGGCAACTACGCCAACCCCCGCTACTACTGGCGCTACAACAACCCCCGCTTCCAACAGCTTTTCACCCAGTACCTCAGGGCGCCCAACGCAACCCAGGCCTGCGAGGCCCTGGCCGCAGCCCAGCGTCTCCTAGCCGAGGACGCCGCCAGCGTGTGGGTGATGAGCCTGCCCGCGCTGGGTGCCCACCGGGCCCGGGTGCAGAACTGGCCCCAGGGCTTCCTATCGCCCGGAATTAGCGTGGCCGAGGTCTGGGTGCGCTAA
- a CDS encoding CarD family transcriptional regulator, giving the protein MSEYRPGDKVVLPPYGVGVVAGIAQRSVAGSDRSYYQVDFPGTRSKAYVPVESPQSTRLRRALSPEQVSEILTLLREGRLPLPRQWAARHRKTTEILAEGDPFRIATLAGQLRAWELEKGLPDLDRQALRRALHLLAEEISQVLEISLEEARRMFEEAAGESLN; this is encoded by the coding sequence GTGAGCGAGTACCGTCCAGGAGACAAGGTTGTTTTGCCGCCGTATGGTGTGGGCGTGGTGGCGGGTATAGCCCAACGTTCAGTAGCTGGCTCGGACAGGTCCTACTATCAAGTTGACTTTCCTGGGACGCGTTCCAAAGCCTACGTTCCTGTGGAATCCCCCCAAAGCACCCGCCTGCGCCGGGCCCTTTCACCGGAACAGGTGAGCGAAATCCTAACCCTCCTGCGGGAAGGGCGCCTGCCCTTGCCGCGCCAATGGGCGGCCCGCCACCGCAAAACCACCGAAATCCTGGCCGAGGGCGACCCGTTCCGCATTGCCACGCTGGCCGGCCAGCTCCGGGCCTGGGAGCTGGAAAAAGGCCTGCCCGACCTCGACAGGCAAGCCCTTCGCCGGGCACTGCACCTTCTAGCCGAGGAAATCTCCCAGGTTCTGGAGATTAGCCTGGAGGAAGCCCGCCGGATGTTCGAGGAAGCGGCGGGCGAGAGCCTCAACTAA
- a CDS encoding ABC transporter permease, with protein MSNRKWRNLPLPLKAGGVLVLLVLCMALLSALNPTDPNATTPNRLAPPLTPGHPLGTDILGRDTLARLLAGAQNALYVGLVAVGIGLSLGVALGVLAGYVGGWLDQALSVLLEALYALPALLLALLLAAVFNPGVTTSMVAIGLAAVPAFARVARAGVLATKNLPYVEAARALGAGHLRIALRHVMPNITGPLVVQASLAFALAILAEAALSYLGLGTQPPDPSWGRMLREAQSYQELTPYPVIFPGLAISLAVLGFNLLGDGLRDHLDPRKRGR; from the coding sequence ATGAGTAACCGGAAGTGGCGCAACCTCCCCCTCCCACTCAAAGCCGGGGGGGTTCTGGTGTTGCTGGTTCTTTGCATGGCGCTTCTTAGCGCCCTGAACCCCACCGACCCCAACGCCACCACCCCCAACCGTCTGGCCCCTCCCCTCACCCCAGGGCACCCCTTGGGAACCGATATCTTGGGGCGCGATACCCTGGCCCGCTTACTGGCCGGTGCCCAAAACGCCCTGTATGTGGGCCTGGTGGCCGTAGGGATCGGGCTTTCGCTGGGGGTGGCGCTGGGGGTGTTGGCCGGGTATGTGGGGGGATGGCTCGACCAGGCGCTTTCGGTACTGCTGGAGGCCCTGTATGCCCTGCCCGCTCTTTTGCTGGCCCTCCTGCTGGCCGCTGTCTTCAACCCTGGCGTAACCACCTCCATGGTGGCCATTGGCCTGGCCGCAGTGCCGGCCTTTGCTCGAGTGGCCCGGGCTGGGGTGCTCGCCACCAAAAATCTTCCCTACGTGGAAGCCGCTCGAGCCCTGGGTGCAGGGCACCTGCGAATCGCACTCCGCCACGTGATGCCCAACATAACTGGCCCGCTGGTGGTTCAAGCCAGCCTGGCTTTCGCCCTGGCCATCCTGGCCGAGGCTGCGCTCTCCTACCTGGGCCTGGGCACCCAGCCCCCCGACCCAAGCTGGGGCCGCATGCTGCGGGAGGCCCAGAGCTACCAGGAGCTAACCCCCTACCCCGTCATCTTTCCCGGCCTGGCCATCAGCCTGGCGGTTCTGGGCTTCAACCTTTTGGGCGATGGCCTGAGAGACCACCTAGACCCCAGGAAAAGAGGGCGATGA
- a CDS encoding branched-chain amino acid transaminase yields MSSETKPKRIGGDSKIKAGLIWFNGQLVPQEEARVSVLTHALHYGTSVFEGIRAYETPKGPAIFRLPEHTERFFHSAKVMMFEIPYSPEEINRAIQEVVRANGYRSCYIRPLAWMGAHTLGVNPLPNNPAEVMIAAWEWGTYLGEEAVRKGARLITSSWARFPANVMPGKAKVGGNYVNSALARMEAQQAGADEALLLDKEGFVAEGSGENLFFFRGGVLYAIEHSVNLMGITRDTIITLARDLGYEVREVRATRDQLYMADEAFMVGTAAEVTPISYLDQRPIGNGQAGEHTMRLRAAYMDVVQGKNPRYEAWLTYV; encoded by the coding sequence ATGTCCAGCGAGACCAAACCCAAGCGTATAGGTGGCGATAGCAAGATAAAGGCCGGGCTCATTTGGTTCAACGGGCAGCTGGTGCCCCAAGAGGAGGCGCGGGTCTCGGTGCTGACCCATGCCCTGCACTACGGCACCAGCGTCTTCGAGGGCATCCGAGCCTACGAGACGCCCAAAGGGCCGGCCATCTTCCGCCTACCTGAGCACACCGAGCGCTTTTTTCATAGCGCCAAGGTGATGATGTTCGAAATTCCCTACAGCCCCGAGGAGATCAACCGGGCCATCCAGGAGGTGGTGCGGGCCAACGGCTACAGAAGTTGTTATATCCGCCCGCTGGCCTGGATGGGTGCCCACACCCTTGGGGTGAACCCTCTGCCCAACAACCCTGCCGAGGTGATGATTGCGGCCTGGGAGTGGGGTACCTATCTGGGCGAGGAGGCAGTGCGGAAGGGGGCCAGGCTCATCACCTCCTCCTGGGCCCGCTTTCCTGCCAACGTAATGCCCGGCAAGGCCAAGGTGGGGGGCAACTACGTCAACAGCGCTCTGGCCCGCATGGAGGCCCAGCAGGCTGGAGCGGATGAGGCCCTTTTGCTGGATAAGGAGGGTTTTGTCGCCGAGGGCTCGGGGGAGAACCTGTTTTTCTTCCGCGGGGGGGTGCTTTACGCTATCGAGCACTCGGTCAACCTGATGGGCATCACCCGCGACACCATCATCACCTTGGCCCGCGACCTGGGCTACGAAGTGCGCGAGGTGCGGGCCACCCGGGATCAGCTTTACATGGCCGACGAGGCCTTCATGGTGGGCACCGCTGCCGAGGTGACCCCCATCTCCTACCTCGACCAGCGGCCCATCGGGAACGGCCAGGCAGGGGAGCACACCATGCGGCTTCGCGCCGCTTACATGGACGTGGTGCAGGGCAAAAACCCCAGGTACGAAGCCTGGCTTACCTACGTGTAG
- the rbsK gene encoding ribokinase yields MGIVVVGSLNMDLVVRVKRHPRAGETLLGSDYETHFGGKGANQAVAASRMLGRPAKAKVRMIGRVGQDEFGQQLRNALKRECINVHAVLPIPAPTGVAFIAVDENGENTIIVSPGANHRLRPENLTPAEFEDARVVVLQLEIPLDTVRRAAELGRQAGATVILNAAPVQKLPEKLFEQVDLLVLNENEAQGLTGVAPASVEQALELARHLAQRVPAVVVTLGEQGAVWAGSQGSGYQPALRVASVDNTGAGDAFIGALAVALLEGQALPEAVRWGAVAGALATTRVGAQPALPCRDDVLARLGQV; encoded by the coding sequence ATGGGTATTGTGGTGGTGGGCAGCCTCAACATGGACCTGGTGGTGCGGGTCAAGCGGCACCCCAGGGCAGGGGAGACCCTTTTGGGCTCGGACTATGAGACCCATTTCGGGGGCAAGGGGGCCAACCAGGCCGTGGCCGCCTCGAGGATGCTGGGGCGCCCGGCCAAGGCCAAGGTTCGGATGATTGGGCGGGTGGGCCAGGACGAGTTCGGCCAGCAGCTTCGCAATGCGCTCAAGCGCGAGTGCATCAACGTGCATGCCGTGCTGCCCATCCCAGCCCCCACGGGGGTGGCCTTCATTGCGGTGGACGAGAACGGGGAGAACACCATCATCGTCTCGCCGGGGGCCAACCATCGGCTGCGCCCCGAGAACCTGACCCCCGCCGAGTTCGAGGACGCGAGGGTGGTGGTTTTGCAGCTCGAGATCCCCCTGGACACGGTCCGCCGGGCCGCCGAGCTGGGGCGCCAGGCTGGGGCCACGGTCATTTTGAACGCAGCTCCGGTCCAGAAGCTGCCCGAGAAGCTCTTTGAACAAGTGGACCTGCTGGTGCTGAACGAGAACGAGGCCCAGGGCCTGACTGGGGTGGCGCCCGCCTCGGTGGAGCAGGCTTTGGAGCTGGCCCGGCATCTGGCGCAAAGAGTGCCTGCGGTGGTGGTCACCCTAGGGGAGCAGGGAGCAGTCTGGGCAGGCTCCCAGGGCTCGGGCTACCAGCCCGCTTTGCGTGTGGCCAGCGTGGACAATACCGGGGCAGGGGATGCCTTCATCGGGGCTTTGGCGGTGGCCCTCCTCGAGGGGCAAGCTCTACCCGAAGCGGTGCGCTGGGGGGCGGTGGCCGGGGCCCTGGCCACCACCCGGGTGGGGGCCCAGCCCGCGCTGCCCTGCCGGGACGATGTGCTGGCCCGGCTCGGGCAAGTGTAA
- a CDS encoding carbohydrate ABC transporter permease gives MRWLGHLFVGVVVFLVALPFIWMAYAAFIPPKLIFTGEIFSQLAFSLENFQVLGREGFWEGFWGRLLFSALLTGGVTLLQLFTGFLAAYALKEGVPLLPFFLLLLAIPVELLLVPLYGILAGLRLLDTLWALVLPFAASPFIVYLLFQGMRTVPEELLEAARLDGAGHRVLLSRILLPLMRPQLIAAGVLAFAAHWNLVLYPRIVAGSKELKTVQTWITDLQRQNPADWGPLSAAALAATLPLVIVYLLYERRIVETFEEGLKG, from the coding sequence ATGCGCTGGCTCGGACATCTCTTCGTGGGGGTAGTGGTTTTCCTGGTAGCCCTGCCCTTCATCTGGATGGCCTACGCAGCTTTCATTCCGCCTAAGCTCATCTTCACCGGGGAAATTTTCAGCCAGCTCGCCTTTAGTTTGGAGAACTTCCAGGTATTGGGCCGAGAGGGGTTTTGGGAGGGCTTCTGGGGGCGCCTGCTCTTCTCAGCCCTGCTTACCGGAGGGGTTACCCTGCTCCAGCTTTTCACCGGCTTCTTGGCTGCCTATGCCCTGAAAGAGGGGGTCCCGCTCTTGCCCTTCTTCCTGCTGCTTTTGGCCATCCCCGTAGAACTGCTGCTGGTGCCTTTGTACGGCATTTTGGCCGGGCTGCGCTTGCTCGATACCCTATGGGCTTTGGTGCTGCCCTTTGCCGCCAGCCCCTTCATCGTCTATCTGCTTTTCCAAGGCATGCGCACCGTACCCGAGGAGCTTTTGGAAGCGGCCCGGCTAGACGGCGCGGGTCACCGGGTGCTTTTGTCCCGTATTCTTCTGCCCCTGATGCGGCCCCAGCTTATAGCTGCCGGGGTGCTGGCCTTTGCTGCCCACTGGAACCTGGTGTTGTATCCCCGAATTGTGGCCGGTAGCAAGGAGCTCAAAACCGTACAGACCTGGATCACCGACCTGCAACGGCAAAATCCTGCCGACTGGGGGCCTCTTTCGGCTGCGGCCCTGGCCGCTACTTTGCCTTTGGTTATCGTTTACCTGCTATACGAGCGGCGCATCGTGGAAACCTTTGAGGAAGGGCTCAAGGGATAG
- a CDS encoding ABC transporter permease: protein MLAYSVRRLGFALVTLWLASSLVFAALLLIPGNPAQAILGIEATPEDVAALEARLGLDKPPLERYLSWLSGVLRGDLGLSIRYEQPIAALILNRLGITLPIVLVSLFLAVLIAVPLGVLAARRAGSWVDLAVSMGSLVGVVLPSFWVGLMFIYLFVVWLRLPLPTSFPVEGWENPGRALASLVLPVLTVGLASAAFLVRLVRGSVLEVLSQDYVRTARAKGLSERSVLYKHALRNAALPVATVLGLEFANLLIATVVVETVFGIPGLGSLSLTAISARDYPLLQGVVLVIAAFIVLTNLVVDLLYALLDPRVSYE from the coding sequence ATGCTCGCCTACAGCGTTCGCCGCCTGGGCTTCGCCCTGGTCACCCTCTGGTTGGCCAGCTCCCTGGTGTTTGCCGCGTTGCTTCTGATTCCGGGCAACCCGGCCCAGGCCATTCTGGGCATCGAGGCTACGCCTGAGGACGTGGCTGCTCTAGAGGCCCGGCTAGGCCTGGACAAGCCCCCGCTAGAGCGATACCTAAGCTGGCTTTCGGGGGTGCTGAGGGGCGATCTGGGCCTCTCCATTCGCTACGAGCAGCCCATCGCCGCGCTCATTCTAAACAGGCTCGGAATTACTCTTCCCATCGTGCTGGTCTCGCTTTTTTTGGCGGTCCTGATCGCGGTGCCGCTTGGGGTCCTGGCCGCGCGACGGGCCGGAAGCTGGGTAGACCTGGCGGTCTCGATGGGCTCGCTTGTGGGCGTTGTGCTGCCCTCGTTCTGGGTGGGGCTGATGTTCATCTATCTTTTCGTCGTCTGGCTCAGGCTGCCCTTGCCCACCAGCTTTCCCGTGGAGGGCTGGGAGAACCCGGGACGCGCCCTGGCATCATTGGTGCTGCCAGTGCTCACGGTGGGGCTGGCCAGCGCCGCATTCCTGGTTCGGCTGGTGCGAGGCAGCGTGCTCGAGGTCCTCTCACAGGACTACGTCCGCACCGCAAGGGCCAAGGGCCTCTCGGAGCGAAGCGTGCTTTACAAGCACGCCCTAAGGAACGCGGCCTTGCCCGTGGCAACGGTGCTGGGCCTCGAGTTCGCCAACCTGCTCATCGCTACAGTGGTGGTGGAAACAGTATTTGGCATTCCAGGCCTGGGCTCCTTATCACTTACCGCCATAAGCGCGCGAGACTATCCGCTTTTGCAGGGTGTGGTGCTGGTAATAGCAGCCTTCATCGTGCTTACAAACCTGGTGGTGGACCTTTTGTATGCACTACTCGACCCCCGTGTGAGCTATGAGTAA
- a CDS encoding DUF721 domain-containing protein has product MPSARSAAELVARILGRKELRAGVERGRAIALWPQVAGPALGQMSEAERLEDGVLFVRVTDSVVAHQLTYLREEFIRRYQEHLPGVIREVRFFVGGGKRPKPKAEPSSLPPLSPEEEARLQALVKGSPVELQPVLLRAGQAVLRRYKASPHGPCAVCGAPSPVHPCRACRRLLAEPVVRREAVRLSRFPLRPRLEGEPLEAARYLARKKLEAQLKELLPQAIRQPELIAILQDTARRYLQLCTGQQEVQAYRHLLPAELASLLKEI; this is encoded by the coding sequence ATGCCCTCGGCCCGTTCGGCTGCCGAACTCGTAGCCCGCATTTTGGGGCGCAAAGAGCTGCGGGCTGGGGTGGAGCGGGGACGGGCTATCGCTTTGTGGCCGCAGGTGGCGGGCCCTGCTCTGGGCCAGATGAGCGAAGCCGAGCGCCTGGAGGATGGGGTGCTGTTCGTGCGGGTTACCGACTCGGTGGTGGCCCATCAGCTCACCTACCTGCGCGAGGAGTTTATCCGCCGCTACCAGGAGCACCTGCCGGGGGTAATCCGGGAGGTGCGCTTTTTCGTAGGGGGAGGGAAGAGACCCAAGCCCAAGGCGGAGCCCTCCTCGCTCCCCCCTCTTTCCCCAGAGGAGGAGGCCCGTTTGCAGGCGCTGGTAAAGGGGAGCCCCGTGGAGTTGCAGCCGGTGTTGTTGCGGGCCGGGCAGGCGGTGTTGCGGCGGTACAAGGCCAGCCCCCATGGGCCTTGTGCGGTGTGTGGGGCGCCCAGCCCTGTTCATCCCTGCAGGGCTTGCCGGCGGCTGCTTGCAGAACCGGTGGTGCGGCGCGAGGCCGTGCGTCTTTCCCGTTTTCCCCTGCGGCCCAGGCTCGAGGGGGAACCTCTGGAAGCGGCCCGCTATCTGGCCCGGAAAAAGCTGGAGGCCCAGCTCAAGGAGCTGCTGCCTCAGGCCATTCGGCAGCCCGAGCTCATCGCCATACTGCAGGACACCGCTCGGCGCTACCTCCAGCTTTGCACCGGCCAGCAGGAGGTGCAGGCCTACCGGCATCTACTGCCTGCGGAGCTGGCATCGCTCTTGAAAGAGATATGA
- a CDS encoding ferredoxin, whose product MPHVITEPCIGTKDKSCVEVCPVECIYDGGDQFYIHPDECIDCGACVPACPVSAIYPEEDVPEQWREYIAKNRRLAGLE is encoded by the coding sequence ATGCCCCACGTGATCACCGAACCCTGCATCGGCACCAAGGACAAGTCCTGCGTAGAGGTCTGCCCGGTCGAGTGCATCTACGACGGCGGGGACCAGTTCTACATCCACCCCGATGAGTGCATCGACTGCGGCGCCTGCGTGCCGGCCTGCCCGGTCTCGGCCATCTACCCCGAGGAGGACGTCCCCGAGCAGTGGCGCGAATACATCGCTAAGAACCGCAGGCTAGCCGGGCTGGAATAG
- a CDS encoding [LysW]-lysine hydrolase, which yields MEAVEFLRGALEIPSVSGQERAVAEYLVEGMRRMGYPRAWVDEADNARGQIGNGPLQVVLLGHIDTVPGEIPVRLVGDKLFGRGSVDAKGPFVTFVLAAAALPEEVLGRMTVHLVGATEEEVPSSKGARYVVDKLRPDFVIIGEPSGWQGITLGYKGRLLVRVRREKDNFHSAHHEPNAAEELISYFVSIKAWAEAMNVGQGPFHQVQYSLRDFRIENPDNRQFAEMRFDLRLPPRLSVEEAIRHLTAYAPPTLDLDFSGREVPYVGPKDTPLTRALRVGIRQAGGEPVFKYKTGTSDMNVVAPYWRVPMVAYGPGDSTLDHTPVEHLEIPEFLKAIEALRAALIRLAG from the coding sequence ATGGAAGCGGTAGAGTTCTTGCGCGGCGCGCTGGAGATTCCCTCGGTTTCCGGGCAGGAGCGGGCGGTGGCCGAGTACCTGGTCGAGGGAATGCGGCGGATGGGGTACCCCCGCGCCTGGGTGGACGAGGCCGACAACGCCCGCGGCCAGATTGGGAATGGGCCGCTGCAGGTGGTGCTCCTGGGGCACATCGACACCGTGCCGGGGGAGATTCCGGTGCGGCTGGTGGGGGACAAGCTCTTTGGGCGGGGCTCGGTGGATGCCAAGGGCCCTTTCGTGACCTTCGTGCTGGCCGCGGCTGCCCTGCCCGAGGAGGTGCTTGGGCGGATGACCGTGCACCTGGTGGGGGCCACCGAGGAGGAGGTGCCCAGCTCCAAGGGGGCGCGGTACGTGGTGGACAAGCTCAGGCCCGATTTCGTAATCATCGGGGAGCCCTCGGGCTGGCAGGGCATTACCCTGGGCTACAAAGGGCGCCTTTTGGTGCGGGTGCGGCGGGAGAAGGACAACTTTCACTCTGCCCACCACGAACCCAACGCGGCTGAGGAGCTCATCAGCTACTTCGTGAGCATCAAGGCCTGGGCCGAGGCCATGAATGTGGGCCAGGGGCCCTTCCACCAGGTGCAGTACAGCCTGCGGGACTTTCGCATCGAGAACCCGGACAACCGTCAGTTTGCCGAGATGAGGTTCGACCTGCGTCTGCCCCCCCGGCTCTCGGTGGAGGAGGCCATCCGGCACCTCACCGCCTATGCGCCGCCCACCCTTGACCTGGATTTCTCCGGGCGGGAGGTGCCCTACGTGGGGCCCAAAGATACCCCCCTGACCCGGGCCCTGCGGGTGGGCATACGTCAGGCGGGGGGGGAGCCGGTCTTCAAGTACAAGACCGGCACTTCCGACATGAACGTGGTGGCCCCCTACTGGAGGGTACCAATGGTGGCCTACGGGCCGGGGGACTCCACCCTCGACCACACCCCCGTGGAGCACCTGGAGATTCCCGAGTTTTTGAAGGCCATTGAGGCCTTGCGGGCAGCCCTTATTCGCCTGGCAGGCTAG
- a CDS encoding carbohydrate ABC transporter permease, with translation MHRRSAYWFALPAVGFLGLFLLYPFLDVLRFSTWDWSGLSEPRPVGLQNYRDILRDPDFYRSLQITLVFGVMTLVPFILLSILLAVALDGQPYERPVKALLFLPGLVTLGGATVAWYTLFSPEYGALASVVPVPRWDQSPFWALVLVMLFTIWRHIGYGVLVVSARLKAIPKTLLEAAAVDGASPAQAFRFIILPLLRPAITYLLVIGTVLSLQSYTAVFLLTRGGPFGGTEVLGYYLYKTGFEVGRLGYAAALTVVILLLTLFFAVAQLRLLREGK, from the coding sequence ATGCACCGAAGGTCTGCGTACTGGTTCGCCCTACCAGCGGTAGGGTTTCTGGGACTATTCCTGCTTTATCCCTTCCTGGATGTGCTGCGCTTTTCCACCTGGGACTGGTCGGGCCTGTCGGAACCCCGGCCAGTGGGACTGCAGAACTATCGCGATATCCTGCGCGACCCCGACTTCTACCGCAGTCTGCAAATCACTTTGGTCTTCGGGGTCATGACCCTCGTACCATTCATTCTGCTCTCTATCCTGCTTGCCGTGGCCCTGGACGGCCAACCCTATGAGCGCCCCGTCAAGGCCCTTCTTTTCCTTCCCGGGCTGGTTACCCTGGGGGGGGCCACGGTGGCCTGGTACACCCTTTTCAGCCCCGAGTATGGGGCATTGGCTTCGGTGGTGCCGGTGCCGCGTTGGGACCAAAGCCCTTTTTGGGCCCTGGTGCTGGTAATGCTCTTTACCATTTGGCGGCACATCGGCTACGGGGTGCTGGTGGTTTCGGCGCGGCTCAAGGCTATTCCAAAAACGCTGCTCGAGGCGGCAGCAGTGGACGGAGCCTCGCCGGCCCAGGCCTTTCGCTTCATCATCCTGCCCCTGCTGCGCCCGGCTATTACCTATCTGCTGGTCATTGGGACGGTGCTCTCACTTCAGTCCTATACGGCGGTTTTCCTGCTTACCCGGGGAGGGCCCTTCGGGGGCACCGAGGTGCTGGGCTACTACCTCTACAAAACCGGCTTTGAGGTGGGCCGGCTGGGGTATGCAGCGGCTCTTACGGTGGTCATTCTTCTGCTCACCCTCTTTTTCGCCGTGGCCCAGCTAAGGCTCTTGCGAGAGGGAAAATAA
- a CDS encoding carbohydrate kinase → MLIVAGEALIDLTPTAHPEGTAYIPRPGGSPYNVALGASRLGTPVAFLGRVSQDAFGQLLKRHLAASGVRLDYLKEGPELTTLALVTPSEGGEFFSFYCENTADRLLRPQDLPPDLPPNAALHLGSYSLVLEPSASTLEQLMAREARQRLISLDPNVRPFLIPDKQAYLERLARWLKQVDLVKVSQADLAWLYPGQAPEDLAQAWLEQGPALVVVTQGREGAFAVGRWGTLRTQAPLVQVVDTVGAGDAFMAGVLSWLWAQGIWSRGGLAALDAGAVGELLRFAARVAALTCTRAGANPPWREELSSLPGE, encoded by the coding sequence ATGCTAATCGTTGCGGGAGAAGCCCTGATTGACCTGACCCCAACGGCCCACCCGGAGGGCACGGCCTACATCCCCCGGCCTGGGGGTTCCCCCTACAACGTGGCCTTGGGAGCGAGCCGCCTGGGCACCCCGGTGGCCTTTCTGGGCCGGGTCTCCCAGGATGCCTTCGGGCAGCTATTGAAGCGCCACCTGGCCGCCAGCGGGGTACGCCTCGACTACCTGAAGGAGGGCCCCGAGCTCACCACCCTGGCCCTGGTCACCCCCTCTGAGGGCGGCGAGTTCTTCTCCTTTTATTGCGAGAACACCGCCGACCGCCTGCTCAGACCCCAGGACCTCCCCCCAGACCTTCCCCCCAACGCCGCGCTGCACCTCGGGTCTTACTCGCTGGTGCTCGAGCCCTCGGCCTCCACCCTGGAACAGCTCATGGCGCGCGAGGCCCGCCAACGCCTCATCTCGCTCGACCCCAACGTGCGCCCATTCCTCATCCCCGACAAACAGGCCTATCTGGAACGGCTTGCACGCTGGCTAAAGCAGGTGGACCTGGTCAAGGTCAGCCAGGCCGACCTGGCCTGGCTCTACCCCGGCCAAGCGCCCGAAGACCTCGCCCAGGCGTGGCTGGAACAAGGCCCTGCCCTGGTGGTGGTCACCCAGGGCAGGGAGGGGGCTTTCGCCGTTGGCCGGTGGGGAACCCTGCGGACCCAGGCCCCCCTGGTCCAGGTAGTGGACACCGTGGGGGCAGGGGATGCCTTCATGGCGGGCGTGCTGAGCTGGCTCTGGGCGCAAGGAATCTGGTCGCGGGGAGGGTTGGCGGCCCTGGATGCTGGGGCCGTAGGAGAGCTATTGCGCTTCGCCGCCCGTGTGGCGGCCCTGACCTGCACCCGGGCGGGGGCTAACCCCCCCTGGCGCGAGGAGCTCTCTAGCCTGCCAGGCGAATAA